Proteins from a single region of Pseudodesulfovibrio portus:
- a CDS encoding response regulator produces MPKHILIVDDSKTVRNLVAFIMKKEGFKVTTAEDGLDGLEKLYSLDFVDLIVSDVNMPRMDGLTFIKTVREQESYRDIPIVVLSTEGQDKDIQTGLTVGANLYMVKPAQPEKLVRNVKMLLG; encoded by the coding sequence ATGCCTAAACATATTCTGATTGTGGACGATTCCAAAACAGTGAGGAATCTTGTCGCCTTCATCATGAAGAAGGAAGGCTTCAAGGTGACCACCGCGGAAGACGGCCTTGACGGGCTGGAAAAGCTATACAGTCTCGATTTTGTCGATCTTATCGTTTCCGACGTCAACATGCCCCGCATGGATGGGTTGACGTTCATAAAGACCGTTCGCGAGCAGGAGAGCTACCGGGACATCCCCATCGTGGTGCTTTCCACCGAAGGGCAGGACAAGGACATTCAGACCGGCTTGACCGTCGGTGCGAACCTGTACATGGTCAAACCCGCGCAACCGGAAAAACTCGTCCGCAACGTCAAGATGCTGCTTGGCTGA